A genome region from Panicum virgatum strain AP13 chromosome 4K, P.virgatum_v5, whole genome shotgun sequence includes the following:
- the LOC120704362 gene encoding disease resistance protein RPM1-like, with the protein MADALFVVLRKVGLFLGEGALERIGTEIVEVASILTNFEHSMKQIQGELSILQAFISQVSAHKDGDKAFDAWLDQVRDVSHEVEDIIDEYAYLTAQAVDTSSFFKRKFHQIKNFASWQKLPIQITQVEARIQRLAEMRNRYGISIVEDDKGSKLQQPNQLRMSDSAYLTDNSETVGNVDEIAILTQWLLEEKQERTIIAILGMGGLGKTTITSSVYKNQKIRRTFDCYAWVTLSQTYQAEELLREIINQLIDQRTSMASGVVTMSRVRLVEAIQSYLQDKKYMIVLDDVWDKDAWLFLNYAFARNNCGSKVLMTTRRKDVSSLAADSYVIELRTLRDAESWELFCKKAFRLSTNNVCPENLTSWAKKIVARCQGLPLAIVTIGSILSYREIEEHAWKFFYNQLSWQLANNPELNWISNVLNLSLNDLPSYLRSCFLYCSLYPEDYKIKRKLISRLWIAEGFVEERGDGTTMEEVAEYYFRELTQRSLLQVTERNACGRPRTFLMHDLVRDVTSIIAKREKFGIGYGDGTTHVAHEARRLSIQRGAKSLHSLASTRLRSFILFDAGVPSSWIYDILSRFRLLRVLCLRFADIEEVPGVVTELYNLRYLDFSHTKLKKIPASFRKLVNLQVLDLRFSGVEELPVEITMLTNLRHLFVFTVHDIQEISLNCLSATKLPGNICYLKNLQALYTISANKKLVSQLGNLTLMRSLAIVEVHQSYAAELWNSLTEMPNLSRLFISACDVNEILDLNTLKPLPNLTFFWLAGKLEGGVLPSIFSENLMQLKLDWSGLRKDPISSFCHMLNLVELCLLGAYAGEQLSFCTRWFPKLKSLQLGDMDHLNWIEIEDGTMMNLHLLELAGLRNLKAVPVGIKYLKTLHQMFLTDMSNEFIERLQGSDNHIVQHIPDIHNFDSSDSQAVHNLIFLPYLAKKFGPGAINYASTKRGSSGS; encoded by the exons ATGGCAGATGCCCTGTTTGTGGTTCTCAGAAAAGTTGGTCTTTTCCTGGGAGAAGGGGCACTAGAGAGGATTGGCACGGAGATCGTCGAAGTAGCATCGattttgaccaattttgagcATAGCATGAAACAAATCCAGGGCGAGCTTTCAATTTTGCAGGCCTTTATTTCCCAGGTCAGTGCACACAAAGATGGTGACAAGGCATTTGATGCCTGGTTGGACCAAGTCAGAGATGTTTCCCATGAGGTGGAAGACATCATTGATGAATATGCTTACCTTACAGCACAAGCTGTGGATACAAGCAGCTTCTTCAAGAGAAAGTTCCATCAGATCAAGAACTTCGCGTCATGGCAAAAGTTACCAATCCAGATCACTCAAGTTGAAGCTCGAATTCAGAGGCTAGCGGAAATGAGGAATCGGTATGGCATCTCAATAGTTGAAGATGACAAGGGTAGTAAGTTGCAGCAACCCAATCAGCTCCGTATGTCAGATTCTGCTTACCTGACCGATAACTCTGAGACAGTGGGGAATGTCGATGAGATTGCAATATTGACACAATGGCTTCTTGAGGAGAAACAAGAGCGAACTATAATTGCTATCTTAGGTATGGGAGGTTTAGGCAAAACTACAATCACAAGTAGTGTCTACAAGAATCAAAAGATCAGAAGAACTTTTGATTGTTATGCATGGGTTACCCTATCTCAGACATACCAAGCCGAAGAGCTACTCAGAGAAATCATAAATCAGTTAATAGATCAAAGAACAAGCATGGCAAGTGGTGTTGTAACTATGAGTCGCGTGAGATTAGTTGAGGCAATACAAAGCTACCTGCAGGACAAAAAATATATGATCGTCTTGGACGATGTATGGGATAAGGATGCTTGGTTATTTTTGAACTATGCATTTGCCAGAAACAACTGTGGAAGTAAAGTGCTGATGACAACACGGCGAAAAGACGTGTCTTCTTTGGCAGCTGATAGCTATGTCATTGAACTCAGAACACTGAGAGATGCTGAATCTTGGGAACTATTCTGTAAAAAGGCATTTCGTCTATCAACAAATAATGTATGTCCTGAGAATCTAACATCTTGGGCAAAGAAAATTGTTGCCAGGTGTCAAGGATTGCCACTGGCCATTGTAACCATTGGAAGTATCCTATCATACCGTGAAATAGAGGAGCATGCGTGGAAATTTTTCTATAACCAACTTAGCTGGCAATTAGCTAACAATCCAGAACTCAACTGGATCTCCAATGTTCTGAATTTGAGCTTGAATGATCTTCCAAGCTATCTCAGGAGCTGCTTTCTATACTGCAGCCTCTACCCTGAAGATTACAAAATTAAAAGAAAACTGATTTCCAGGCTATGGATCGCGGAAGGTTTTGTGGAAGAGAGAGGAGATGGAACAACAATGGAGGAAGTTGCTGAGTATTACTTTAGGGAGCTCACTCAGCGTTCTCTTCTCCAGGTCACGGAAAGGAATGCATGTGGAAGGCCTAGAACATTTCTGATGCATGATCTTGTGCGAGATGTAACTTCAATCATTGCTAAAAGGGAGAAGTTTGGTATTGGATATGGTGATGGTACAACCCATGTTGCACATGAAGCTCGCCGCTTAAGCATCCAAAGAGGTGCCAAGTCCTTACATTCTTTAGCAAGTACACGGCTCCGCTCCTTCATTTTGTTTGATGCTGGAGTACCATCTTCTTGGATATATGATATTTTGTCACGTTTCAGACTGCTGAGGGTCCTATGCCTAAGATTTGCCGATATTGAAGAAGTGCCGGGTGTGGTCACAGAATTGTATAATTTGCGTTACCTTGATTTTTCGCACACAAAACTGAAGAAGATACCGGCATCATTCAGAAAACTTGTAAACCTGCAAGTTTTGGATCTCAGGTTCAGCGGTGTGGAGGAGTTGCCAGTGGAGATAACTATGCTAACCAATTTACGTCATTTGTTTGTTTTCACAGTCCATGATATTCAAGAAATATCATTGAATTGCCTCAGTGCTACAAAACTTCCTGGTAATATTTGTTACCTAAAGAATCTGCAAGCATTGTATACTATTTCAGCAAATAAAAAGTTGGTTTCACAGCTGGGGAACTTGACACTGATGAGAAGTTTGGCTATAGTGGAAGTTCACCAAAGCTACGCTGCAGAATTATGGAACTCCCTGACAGAGATGCCTAACCTGAGCAGACTATTTATTTCTGCATGTGATGTCAATGAAATTCTCGACTTGAATACTCTAAAGCCGTTGCCAAATCTGACGTTCTTCTGGCTGGCAGGAAAGTTAGAGGGAGGCGTGCTCCCATCAATATTTTCTGAGAACTTAATGCAGTTAAAATTAGACTGGTCTGGTCTGAGGAAGGACCCTATAAGCTCCTTCTGTCACATGTTAAATCTTGTTGAATTGTGTCTCTTGGGAGCATATGCTGGGGAACAGTTGAGCTTTTGTACCAGATGGTTCCCCAAGCTCAAATCTCTGCAATTAGGTGACATGGATCATCTGAATTGGATTGAAATAGAGGATGGAACAATGATGAATCTACATCTTTTGGAACTTGCTGGTTTAAGAAATCTAAAGGCCGTGCCTGTGGGCATCAAGTACCTCAAAACACTTCACCAGATGTTTCTGACAGATATGTCAAATGAGTTCATAGAAAGATTGCAAGGAAGTGACAATCACATTGTTCAACACATACCTGATATACATAATTTTGACTCTTCTGATTCTCAAGCAG TGCATAACTTGATTTTTCTGCCATACCTTGCCAAGAAGTTTGgccctggtgcaattaattatgCCTCTACAAAACGTGGCTCATCTGGCTCTTGA
- the LOC120704364 gene encoding choline monooxygenase, chloroplastic encodes MATARSLAALPSAGATRPGSRLAGRARPPRVAAARAAAESDLARRLVAEFDPAVPLEAAVTPPSGWYTDADLLRLELDRVFLRGWQAVGHIWQVKNPHDFFTGRLGNVEFVICRDANGNLNAFHNVCRHHASLLACGSGQKTCFQCPYHGWTYGLDGTLLKATRISGIKNFNKNDFGLVPVKVATWGPFVLARFDDESTEGDAGDVVGDEWLGSASKLLSTNGIDTSLPHICRREYIINCNWKVFCDNYLDGGYHVPYAHGALASGLQLQSYETLTYERVSVQRCESAPSESDDLERLGTKALYAFVYPNFMINRYGPWMDTNLAVPLGSTKCKVIFDYYLDMSLLDDQNFIERSLRDSEQVQMEDIALCEGVQRGLESPAYSIGRYAPSVEMAMHHFHCLLHSNLSS; translated from the exons ATGGCGACCGCGCGATCGCTCGCCGCGCTCCCCTCCGCCGGAGCCACGCGCCCCGGGTCTCGACTCGCGGGCcgcgcccggccgccccgcGTCGCCGCTGCTCGTGCCGCGGCCGAGAGCGACCTCGCGCGGAGGCTCGTGGCGGAGTTCGACCCGGCGGTCCCGCTGGAGGCCGCGGTCACGCCGCCGAGCGGGTGGTACACCGACGCGGACCTCCtgcggctcgagctcgaccgCGTCTTCCTCCGCGGGTGGCAGGCTGTTG GTCACATATGGCAAGTGAAGAACCCCCATGATTTCTTCACAGGAAG ACTGGGAAATGTAGAATTCGTCATATGCCGGGATGCAAATGGGAACCTTAATGCTTTTCACAATGTGTGCCGACATCACGCCTCACTCCTTGCTTGTGGAAGTGGTCAGAAAACTTGCTTCCAGTGCCCTTATCAT GGATGGACTTATGGATTGGACGGTACCCTCCTGAAGGCTACAAGAATATCAGGAATCAAGAATTTCAATAAGAAT GATTTCGGTCTTGTACCAGTTAAGGTGGCTACATGGGGACCTTTTGTATTGGCCAGATTTGATGACGAGTCCACTGAAGGTGATGCTGGTGATGTGGTTGGAGATGAATGGCTGGGTAGTGCTTCAAAGCTGTTGAGTACAAATGGCATCGACACTTCACTGCCTCATATTTGCAGGCGAGAATATATTATCAACTGTAATTGGAAG GTCTTTTGTGACAATTATCTAGATGGTGGATATCACGTCCCATATGCACATGGGGCTCTTGCATCTGGTCTCCAGCTTCAGTCCTATGAAACACTT ACATATGAAAGAGTTAGTGTTCAAAGATGTGAAAGTGCACCATCAGAATCAGATGACCTCGAACGCTTAGGGACAAAAGCTCTCTATGCCTTTGTTTATCCAAACTTTATGATCAACAG GTATGGTCCATGGATGGACACTAATCTAGCTGTCCCACTGGGTTCAACCAAGTGTAAGGTGATATTTGATTATTATCTCGACATGTCTCTGCTG GATGACCAGAACTTTATCGAGAGAAGCCTAAGAGACAGTGAGCAAGTACAG ATGGAGGACATTGCACTCTGTGAGGGGGTTCAGCGGGGCTTGGAGTCACCTGCTTACAGCATTGGAAGATACGCTCCCTCTGTGGAGATGGCCATGCACCACTTCCACTGCCTCCTGCATTCTAACCTTAGCAGCTAG